A genomic segment from Candidatus Hinthialibacter antarcticus encodes:
- a CDS encoding C25 family cysteine peptidase: MKNKLRRLYFALALACILFGALTLQGWSDDPQFGRLLSPAFQVIHQTDRDLQIHWQQSPDSTETVLYALLALPGPIQQATQSVASFEWDVQGATPQSGDQNDFDEKNPKRTSPRLQVRELGYLAGVRIASLQLRFYYSSAAADVVSFPRGTLRIQFNQLDPMRFDSFPHDIAPIAKALLLNDPSRKIAPAENSLDAPYFNKRAVKFFSGVEGLVQLSASEVLDSYQHDIEASRLALFQKRLPIERAVIDETGEIKQRGLLAPGDSIVFFAPASESAFATETVTWLTLDNESVRDFPLLQKPSGAQSVNALWQKTRYENDAEFIEGKPTNEEQDSHWIWADLIGTATPAFSFSVNQAPRSATASLTMRLHVGNARSEALVEFVTPYIDGVHVEWSVPAGTGYVQATAALSSQLLQPGEHRLTFEGSASAKAAGKFETIALDWFQLAFRADVTPSTAPYQTPNHSIAIALDGERDAVWLPDDPALSPALANQLPAIETPAAGRLFISNKKNAALSGRFELYDPTASTLNDLLNLSQSDVVLIAPSDWHQALTPFRDSLLRLGYTTRIASVEAIYDRFGDGRLSPFAVREFLRYAYRTWKRPSPSYVLMIGDATWDYKNRYGVGVKNYVPGYRAKPEYAVENWFVRLDDENDNVPDMMIGRWPLRSVDELNTLIEKTTRYKEALEPQPWLNHLFLLTDHGFDRFTEELEREWVPKGFRLTQRHVQDYPLIDNIYLPEKLRAEKRAKTSLAATKDIISILNNGVWLMEFFGHGAPNVVGNERLFFGGGSKFTDVKKLTNTDRPFLFWSFSCETSKFDYPRQKWNISIGEDMLTHPNGGAVGLLGAAGRGYPHDHIVLARGMHEALFHHGLQSMGQILLAGNLMGLAYQDVFEPADQFCFLGDPTIRLPNYEALSVSTEKKQDAIEISIPYAPDAVHAQHAAAWVRSGSDVIRYATIPLLENTSEPLKIGGVKSLYAGAETILKRDGKIVVSHGANYLSAPAPAMIEATTGRLPDLVIEPGSLRALPDAPRSGETVFLDGVIKNQGKATAEDIFIHGLQAIHGKKKVPFNVVVGRRGERIERLDPGESAPVRLRWDPTGNKGPFDIEMLVDPFDQIKEENEDNNSADTKITVRRKADLLVEDDRFTLTPTEDGKRFLVSFSVLNSGESAVDKFLIEMAYSLQGSDKRFSGFVPEVVNLEPGKRYNAGGVRVPANIQYFELIVDPDELVDEETHDNNTFRFDVE, from the coding sequence GTGAAGAATAAATTGCGCCGACTCTATTTTGCGCTGGCTCTTGCCTGCATTTTGTTTGGCGCTTTGACGTTGCAGGGGTGGAGCGACGACCCACAGTTTGGGCGGTTGTTATCGCCCGCCTTTCAAGTTATCCATCAAACCGACCGTGACCTTCAAATCCACTGGCAGCAATCTCCCGATTCTACCGAGACCGTTCTTTACGCACTATTGGCGTTGCCCGGGCCGATTCAACAGGCGACCCAATCGGTCGCTTCTTTTGAATGGGACGTGCAAGGCGCGACGCCGCAGTCAGGCGATCAAAATGACTTTGACGAAAAGAACCCCAAACGCACATCACCCCGCTTGCAAGTTCGCGAGTTAGGCTATCTGGCGGGCGTTCGCATTGCGTCGTTGCAGTTACGCTTTTATTACTCGAGCGCGGCGGCGGACGTGGTCTCATTTCCCCGGGGTACGCTTCGCATTCAATTTAACCAACTTGATCCGATGCGCTTTGATTCGTTCCCCCATGATATCGCCCCCATCGCAAAGGCGTTATTGCTGAATGATCCGTCTCGAAAAATCGCTCCGGCGGAGAATTCGCTTGACGCGCCGTATTTCAATAAGCGCGCGGTGAAATTTTTTAGCGGCGTTGAGGGATTAGTCCAACTGTCGGCAAGCGAAGTGCTCGATTCATACCAACATGATATTGAAGCGTCGCGGTTGGCTCTGTTCCAAAAACGTCTCCCGATTGAGCGGGCGGTGATTGACGAGACCGGCGAGATCAAACAGCGCGGTTTGTTGGCGCCAGGCGATTCGATTGTGTTTTTCGCGCCTGCGTCTGAAAGCGCTTTTGCAACAGAAACCGTAACGTGGCTTACACTCGATAACGAATCGGTGCGTGACTTTCCGTTGTTGCAAAAACCGAGCGGTGCGCAATCCGTCAATGCGCTTTGGCAAAAAACGCGCTATGAAAATGACGCCGAATTTATCGAGGGCAAACCCACCAATGAAGAGCAGGATTCACATTGGATCTGGGCGGACTTGATCGGGACGGCGACGCCTGCGTTTTCGTTTTCTGTGAACCAGGCCCCGCGTTCGGCGACCGCCTCGCTTACCATGCGCCTGCATGTTGGCAACGCGCGTTCTGAGGCGCTTGTTGAATTCGTCACCCCATACATTGACGGCGTTCACGTCGAGTGGTCCGTCCCCGCAGGTACGGGGTATGTGCAGGCGACGGCTGCGTTATCGTCTCAGTTATTGCAACCGGGCGAACATCGCTTGACCTTTGAGGGCAGCGCTTCTGCGAAGGCGGCGGGCAAATTTGAAACCATCGCTCTCGATTGGTTTCAACTCGCGTTTCGCGCGGACGTAACTCCTTCGACGGCGCCCTATCAAACGCCGAACCACTCAATCGCCATTGCGCTTGACGGCGAGAGGGATGCGGTGTGGCTGCCGGATGACCCTGCGCTTTCGCCTGCATTGGCCAATCAATTGCCTGCCATTGAAACTCCAGCAGCGGGACGGCTGTTTATTTCAAATAAAAAAAATGCAGCGCTGAGCGGCCGCTTTGAATTATATGACCCTACGGCTTCGACCCTTAACGATCTATTGAATCTGTCGCAGTCGGACGTGGTGTTGATTGCGCCGTCGGATTGGCATCAAGCGTTGACGCCATTTCGCGATTCGTTGTTACGGTTGGGATACACCACGCGCATTGCATCGGTTGAAGCCATCTATGACCGCTTCGGCGACGGCAGGTTGTCGCCCTTTGCTGTGCGCGAATTTTTGCGTTACGCCTATCGCACCTGGAAACGCCCCTCGCCGTCTTATGTATTAATGATTGGCGACGCGACCTGGGATTACAAAAACCGCTACGGCGTTGGCGTTAAAAACTACGTTCCCGGTTATCGCGCCAAGCCGGAGTACGCCGTCGAAAACTGGTTCGTCCGTCTTGATGATGAAAATGATAACGTCCCTGACATGATGATTGGTCGGTGGCCGTTGCGCTCGGTGGACGAACTCAACACGCTGATTGAGAAAACCACGCGCTACAAAGAAGCGCTCGAACCGCAGCCCTGGCTCAATCACTTGTTTCTATTGACGGACCACGGCTTTGACCGCTTCACGGAAGAACTGGAACGGGAGTGGGTCCCCAAAGGATTTCGGCTCACACAGCGGCATGTACAAGACTACCCGCTGATTGACAACATCTATCTGCCCGAAAAACTGCGCGCCGAAAAACGCGCAAAGACCAGTCTCGCGGCGACAAAAGACATCATCAGCATATTAAACAACGGCGTTTGGCTGATGGAATTTTTCGGACATGGCGCGCCGAACGTCGTCGGAAATGAGCGCCTGTTTTTTGGCGGCGGCTCAAAATTCACCGACGTGAAAAAACTCACCAATACCGACCGCCCGTTTTTATTCTGGTCGTTCAGTTGCGAGACCAGCAAGTTTGATTACCCTCGTCAGAAATGGAACATCTCCATCGGCGAAGACATGTTGACTCACCCCAACGGCGGCGCGGTGGGCCTGTTGGGCGCCGCAGGGCGCGGGTATCCCCACGATCATATTGTTCTTGCGCGCGGGATGCACGAGGCGCTATTTCATCACGGGCTGCAAAGCATGGGGCAAATTTTGTTGGCGGGCAACTTGATGGGACTCGCCTATCAGGACGTGTTTGAACCCGCTGACCAATTTTGCTTTTTAGGCGACCCGACCATTCGCCTGCCGAACTATGAAGCGCTATCTGTGAGCACGGAAAAGAAACAGGACGCAATTGAAATCTCGATTCCCTACGCGCCCGACGCCGTCCATGCGCAACACGCCGCCGCCTGGGTGCGAAGCGGCAGCGACGTCATTCGTTACGCAACCATACCCCTTTTGGAAAACACTTCGGAACCGTTGAAAATAGGCGGCGTCAAATCTCTCTACGCCGGGGCGGAAACAATATTGAAGCGCGATGGCAAGATTGTGGTTTCACATGGCGCAAACTATCTGTCAGCGCCTGCGCCCGCAATGATTGAAGCAACCACAGGGCGCTTGCCTGATCTGGTGATTGAACCCGGTTCGCTTCGAGCCCTGCCCGATGCGCCTCGTTCGGGCGAAACCGTGTTTCTTGACGGCGTTATCAAAAACCAAGGCAAAGCGACCGCTGAGGATATTTTCATCCACGGCCTTCAAGCCATACATGGAAAGAAAAAGGTTCCATTCAATGTTGTTGTCGGGCGGCGCGGCGAACGCATCGAACGGCTTGACCCCGGCGAGTCGGCGCCGGTTCGCTTGCGTTGGGACCCAACAGGAAACAAGGGCCCGTTTGATATCGAAATGCTGGTAGACCCCTTCGATCAAATTAAAGAAGAAAACGAAGACAATAACTCAGCTGACACGAAAATCACCGTGCGCCGCAAAGCAGACCTCTTGGTCGAAGACGACCGCTTTACACTCACGCCGACTGAAGACGGCAAGCGATTTCTCGTCAGTTTTTCGGTGCTCAATTCCGGCGAAAGCGCAGTGGATAAATTCTTGATCGAAATGGCCTATTCTCTTCAAGGTTCCGATAAACGATTTAGTGGTTTTGTTCCTGAAGTTGTCAATCTGGAACCCGGAAAACGCTATAACGCAGGCGGCGTGCGCGTCCCGGCGAACATTCAGTATTTTGAACTGATTGTTGACCCGGACGAGTTGGTCGATGAAGAAACCCACGATAACAATACGTTTCGATTTGACGTTGAGTAG
- a CDS encoding DUF4416 family protein, which yields MTAVQPVKKVKPIFGVLYKDPAVFAQVVQRIENHFGPADFFSAEHPFVETEYYQEEMGPDLIRRYFSLQPLIYPDALVHMKHLSNQWEEEFSADGKRAINLDPGYIHGAKLVLASCKNFSHRVYLGRGVYGEVTMRFENGEFTRLPWTYQDYWNHRSDLQSIRDILIKQIKEPSE from the coding sequence GTGACAGCCGTCCAACCCGTTAAAAAAGTCAAACCCATTTTCGGCGTGTTATACAAAGACCCTGCCGTCTTTGCGCAAGTGGTGCAGCGCATCGAAAACCATTTCGGCCCGGCGGATTTTTTTAGCGCCGAACATCCCTTCGTTGAAACCGAATACTACCAGGAAGAAATGGGGCCGGACTTAATCCGGCGTTATTTCTCACTGCAACCACTAATCTATCCTGACGCGTTGGTTCACATGAAACACCTTTCCAACCAATGGGAGGAAGAATTCAGCGCTGACGGCAAACGCGCGATCAATCTTGATCCGGGTTACATTCACGGCGCCAAACTGGTGCTAGCCAGTTGCAAGAACTTCAGCCATCGGGTTTATCTGGGGCGCGGCGTCTACGGCGAAGTCACCATGCGTTTTGAGAATGGCGAATTCACCCGCTTGCCGTGGACGTACCAGGATTACTGGAACCACCGCAGCGACTTACAATCTATTCGCGACATTCTCATCAAACAAATTAAGGAACCATCCGAATGA